The DNA sequence CTACTATCTACCTTCTAGTTTTTATTCTAAATATTTATTTTTAGCAATTTCATATGCTGTAGCACTATTTTTTCTAATGCAGCGGATAGATAATCCATATATAGGAAAACCTGGACGAAAATTTACACCTTTACCACTTGTGGTACGAAAATACCGAGCAAGTCTCCTTGTTTCATCAAACTCAGATGTCCAATAGTAACCACGTTCACCCATTTCTGTTAGACGTGCACCTTGGGCTTCTGCAACACGAATACCTGATGTTGGTAATTTTAATACCGAAGTATAGGCACCTTCGGTATCGTTACTTTTCCAAGTATGATATTCATTTTCCCACTCCTGCCTAGTTGGTACCCTAAATCCATTAGGGCATATACCTTTTCCATCAGTTTTCAATAGAAAAGCTGTTCTTTTTGATCCATTATCATCCACTCCATCAGCTACCCAATCACTATCTACTGCTCTTACAATAAAATTACTATTTGGGTTTTCTAGCGTTGTTGCTAGAACTGATGTTGTTTTTGATGTCTTGTCTTCATGGCCATCAGCTTTTCTGCCCCACTGAAAATAATCACCATAAGACAGTGTATCTGTAATAGATCTGGCTACTCTTGTAGCACCCAGATTTCTATCTAACCATACTTTATGTGTTGTGTTATTAATAACACATCCATATTTATTGCCATTGTATGTAGTTGAAAAATTAGCATCGCATACAGATTTACAGCCTACTAAAATTAATGATACAAATATCATTATTATTGAGAATGAGTTAAAATTCATAGATATTCTTCCTTCATCTATCAAAATAACTTACATACTTAACATAATCTATATTTAAGATTTTTTATATAAAGCATTTGTATGCTCAATACTATTTACCCTCAATAAACCTTAATAGCAATATATCATTATTTTTATTCTTTTTGATATCACTAAACCTTAAATCCCATACTTTTAGTGCCATCGAAACTACTGCCAAGTTCTTTTTCAATCTCTTCAAGAAAATCATGGTTACCAAAAACTGACTCTTTGCGTACCGCAACCTTGTAGGCAGTATTTCGAATAATAAGATTGATCTGTCCACCAGTTAGCTCATATTTTGCCAGTATTTCTACATCAAAATCTTCTGTATAGTCTGCTTTTTCAGGCAACATAAACTGCCAAAGTCTCAAGCGCTGTTTTTTACCTGGCTTCCTAAACTCAATCTTATAGTTAAATCGTCTTGAAAAAGCTTTGTCAATATTGCCCAATAGATTAGTAGTAGCAATAAGTATCCCCTCAAAACATTCAATCTGCTCAAGAAAGATATTCTGCATCTGATTATGCATCTTATCAGCACTGCTACTAACTCCTTCACTTCTAGAACTCAAAAACTGGTCAGCTTCATTAAGCAACAAAATAGGTTCGACCTTTGCTTTAGCACTAAGCTCTTTAAAATCATCAAAAATACGGCGAACATTTTTCTCACTCTCTCCTACATACATTGATAAGATTTTTGAGCAGTCAAAAGAGAGAATAGGTTTTTTCAGTGTCTTGGCAAGACTCATTGCAGTCATTGTCTTACCTGTACCCGCTACCCCATAGAAGATAATGCGCGCATCAATACTCTTACGCTTGTCTTTAATACCCCACTCACGCAATTTTTTAAATACCTCTTTGTCAACTTGTTTTACTACATTATCAAGTGTCTCACGGGTCTTAGAGTGGAGTACCACATCGTCAAGTGTTGTCTCGGGCTTGAGGTATTCAAAAAGCTCTTGCTCTTTAACTAATGCATCAAGCTTAAGTTTGGTAACTGTTTTTTTCTTTTTAGGGTGAATAATACGTTGCATTACCTCTTCTTGAAGATAGAATGAACGGCTTACTCCACCAAACATATTGAGGATCTCTTCATAGTCAATAATTCCCTCAATAATTAGCTTGGCACCATCTTCAAGTAGGGCACGATTCTTGATCTTCTCGTACTCATCGAAGCTAATTAGTTCAATCAGTGTGTTCATATCACGAAACTGCCCTTCACCCCCACTGTACTCTTCTTTCAAAAGGGCAAGAAAAATACGTTGTTCTTTTTCATCAAGTTGCTTTTCTTTAAAAAACTCCTCAACAATAATAGGTGTTTGGGTAATTTTGATACGCTCCTCGATACGTTTTGTCAATAGTGTCAACTTATTTTTAAGCCTACCAATATTCAATGAGTTATTAGTAAACTCTTGTTTATAAGTAGCAATCTGATGTAGCAGTGCAACCATATCAAACTGATCTTGTAGATACTCTAGGTGATCGGTATAAGGCTTTATTTCTGGTAAAAATATTTCTAATGACCCTTTTTCAAGTAGGCGGAGTAGTGACATACTCGGTGTTACTGAAGTATTAATAAGTTCCAACTGCGAAGAGTCATGTGCTTTAACCTGCCCAAAACTCACCTGTATAAACCAGCCTAGATCAAGTAGATTCTTTACTAGTGGTAGCTTCTTAAGATAAAGATAGGACTTTCCCCGAAAATTTTCCTGCAACATATCCAATACCGATATCTCCTCTGTTCCCTGAACATACCGACAGCAAACATACTGGATCAGTTTTGCTTCCACTTCGGTACACTTTAAATGCTTGAAGATACAGCTCTTCTTTATCTCTTTGGCTTCTATAAAATCAATTAGGTGCTTCAATGCATACTTTCCTATTTTCTTTTCAGTATAGCAAAGTTTTGTTTTGATTTGCTATACTATATTTATTAAAAAACTAAAAATTGATTAGGAGGTTGCTATGCCTAAGCTTATACTGCTCTTTACCTTTGGTGCTACACTACTATTTTCTGAAGCAACAATGGTACGTGACACCCGAACTGGTCTAATGTGGGAAGATACATCACATACAAAAGAGACAAAAATCACTCATCCACGTGCTAAAGCCTACTGTCACCAACTAAAACTTGGTAATTTTAGTAATTGGCGACTGCCAACCATTAAAGAACTCTTAAGTATCGTTGACTATAACCGTATAGAACCAGCAACTCTTAAAGTTTTTGACTACATCAAGGAAGACTCTTTCTACTGGACATCCACACCTGTTGCCAAAGAAGATGATGAGTTTTGGGGTATTAACTTCAAACACGGGGAAAGTAGTAGAGCTTCAGAATATTATGACCGTTATGTACGTTGTACTAGAAATATAAAATAACCAATGTTCTTATTTAATCGACTCTTTGCCAAAAGCCATACAATTGTATTGCATATTCTCTCATCTAATGGGTTTCATTTACGCCCTGTAGCACAATTTACTACTGAAGCCAAAAAGTTCTCTTGTAGTGTTGAAGCAGAGAGTCGTGGTAAAGTTATCAATGCTAAAAACCTCAATGAACTTCTATCACTCAACCTTGATAAGGGTGATCATTTTGATCTCATCTGTAGAGGAACGGATGCTGATAAGGCCATAGAAAAACTTTCTCAAGTCTTTGAAGCACTCATGGAAAAAGAACCTGAATACAATACTATAAAGGAGACCAGAAATCATTATGATGGTACTCACTTAAATGGAAAAATCATTGTGTCTGGGGTTACGATTTCCTCATTATGGCACTACAGTAAAACTACTACAAAGAAAATAACTGGTACAGTATTTTCTGAAGCAATTACTATGAGTATTGCTGAATTAGAGTATCTCTACATCACACATCAGGCTCAAGCTGATAATACAATCTATCTTGCCCAAAAAGTATTACTTGAGTCCCTCGCACACATCAATTCACTTCATGATTTTGAAAAATATATAATACAAAAAAGCGAAGCACTTCATGGTGGTAAAATGGAGGCAAAGATTGTCGATTACCAAGATATTCTTCAGCGAGTCAAAAGACACCTAGGCTACCATACTACAATAAACTACCCTTCCAATACATTCATACTAGTTGCAGAGGATCTTCTTCCTTCGCAAATAGAAGCATTACCAAAGCAAGTACAGGGGGTTGTTCTCAAAAATACATCACCCGCCTCCCATACTGCTATTCTACTACGTGCAACGGGAATTCCATCTCTAATCATTCAGGAGAATTTACCACAGATAGAGGAGAGTGTTATCCTCGATGCATACAGTGGTACACTTGTTATATCTCCAACAAAAGAAGATATATGTAAAGCTCAAGCATGCATCAGTCAAGAAAAAGAGACTTTAAATACAGCCAATCAAAAACGTTTTGAAAAAGCAGTCACATCTGATGGTATCTCTGTCAAAATACTTGCCAACATCACTGATGTTACTTCAGCAAAGATTGCTAAAAATTCAGGTGCGGAAGGGATTGGGTTGCTGCGCACTGAGTTTCTTTTTAAAGAGAAACTTCCTTCCTTTAAAGAACAACAAGATATCTATAAGGCTATTTTTAATCTTTTTGATGACGTAACCATACGTACCCTCGATGTGGGAGGGGACAAGTCATTGCCTTATATTGACATTCCTCAAGAGAATAATCCATTTTTAGGTATCCGCGGTATTCGCCTACTTAAAACTCACCCAGAACTTATTGAAGCACAATTACATGCCATCTTTATTGCCGCAGAAGGCAAGGCACTTAAAGTGATGTTTCCCATGATTGCTACTGTAAAAGAGTTCAATGAAGCCAAGCATTTTGCACAGAAAATAGCAAAAAAGCATCATATTAATATTGATAACATTATGTTTGGTATCATGGTAGAAATACCTTCTGTTCTCTTTCAGATAGAGGCATTCAACGAGATAGTCGATTTCTACTCCATTGGTACTAATGATCTCAACCAATATCTATTTGCCATCGAACGAACCCATCCTTTGCTAACCCTAGACCCATATTCACAAGTACTCTTTGATACTATCAAGAAGATTCACAAAGAGGCAGATAAGCCTATCAGTATCTGTGGAGAAATAGCTAGTGACAGCAAAGTAGTGCCTTGGCTAATCACACATGGTATCACTACACTCAGCCTTTCAGCACAGAAAATTCCCACTATCAAGGAGACTATCCGACATGTTTAACCTATCTCAACATATTGGTAAGGCACTGATGACCCCCATTGCTATTCTACCTGTAGCGGCATTACTGCTTCGTCTTGGATTTGGTGATATTTTTGAAGGACAAGTTGCCCTTATAATGAAAAGTGCTGGAGAGGCTATCTTTTCCAATCTTGACCTACTTTTTGGCATCGGTATTGCCTATGGACTAGCAAAAAATAATGATGGAGCAGCAGCACTTTCTGGAGCCATTGGCGTGTTTATTGCCAAAGCAGTCTATATGAACATTGACAATACGGTTAACATGGGGGTTTTTGTCGGCATTATTATCGGGGTAGTTACAGGGATACTTTATAATCGCTATCATACTATTAAACTGCCTGAGTTTCTTGGATTCTTTGGAGGAAAACGTTTCATACCTATCATAACTGCTCTTGTTGCTATTATCGTAGGAGTACTTTCTGGCTACTTTTGGCACTATGCACAAAATGGTATTGATGCTTTTTCTAATACTATCATTGGGTTGGGTGAAATAGGTACCTTTATCTATGGTGTACTTAATCGTCTACTGATTCCCCTAGGGCTACACCATATTCTCAACTCAGTCTTCTGGTTCCAGTTGGGTGAGTATAGTTATCTCAAGGATGGCGTACAAGTAGTTGCCAACGGTGATCTACACCGCTTCTTTGCCGGTGATCCAAGTGCAGGCATTTATATGTCTGGTTTCTATGTGGTAATGATGTTTGGTCTACCTGCTATTGCATATGCAATTTATCTTAATACTCCCAAAGCCCATCGCAAGAAAGCTGGTGCCATCCTTGCAGGAGTTGCATTTACCTCATTCTTGACAGGTATCACCGAACCATTAGAGTTTCTCTTTCTTTTTGTTGCACCAGTACTCTTTGTTATCCATGCCCTCTTGACTGGGCTTGCACTTGCCATAGCCCAAGGACTCAATATTCATGCTGGATTTGGCTTCTCTGCTGGTCTCATTGACTACCTCATCAATTACAAACTTGCTACTCACCCTCTCCGACTTGTTATGTTGGGGCTTGCATTTACTCCTATTTACTTTATTGTCAGTTACTATACCATTAAGATATTCAAACTCAAAATATTTGAAACCGAATCCTCCCATAAAAATAGTGAAGATGCAGATAAAACTGTGACTGCCTTTATTAAAGCCTTGGGCGGTATTGATAATATTATAAACACCGATGCTTGTATTACTCGTTTACGAATGAGTGTTAAAAGTAGTCATAATTTAAAAGATGAAGATTTCATAAGGCTGGGGGCAAAAGGAGTTATCAGACCAGATAAGCATTCAATCCAAATTGTACTTGGCACAAAAGCAGAAGGTATAGCAGAGAAAATTAAAGTATTGACTACTTAATATCCTCAATACTTTATTGTTGCTACAATAGTAGCATTAGGTTACCTTCATTACAACATCACCACACTTAACAATAGATAACTTTTTCTCTATCTGCTGAACATCACTCTCTTCAGAGATAATAATAGGAGTGATAATGTCTCTGGCATGTATCACAATATAATCCAAGTCAACTTTAATTACCGGATCACCTGCAGTAATGCTATCACCCTCATTAACCAAACGTTCAAAGCCTTTTCCTTCAAGTGCTACCGTCTCTAACCCAATATGTACCATCACTTCAAGATCTTTGTCACTTTTAATACTATAAGCATGATTGGTTAAAAATATCTTGCTAACAGTACCACTAATTGGGGCACAGAATATATCTCCTATAGGCTTGATGGCAACCCCATCTCCAACCATTTTATTAGCAAATACCTCATCTGGTACTTCGGTAATATCAACCACCTGTCCATCAATAGGCGAAACTACCTCTCTTAGCTTTCGTTTGAATAATTTGAACACTGTATACTCCTTTGGTATTTAACCTCTCCTTCTACTATGGTTGTTATAATATTCAAATCTTTATCAAAAATAACCAAATCAGCATCATAACCTAACATAAGTTTTCCCTTTTTTAATCTAAGTTTTTCTGCCGGTAGTTGTGTTACACTTAAAATTGCTTCTGGAAGTGTCATTTCTGTATATTCTACCATATTTCTAAGGGCTTCATTCATGCGTAGCACACTACCTGCTAGAGTACCATCAGCAAGTGCTGCTTTACCCTCCGATACAGTAACATCTCTTCCTCCAAGATCATATCTACCACACTTCATACACCCAGCACGCATTGCATCGGTAATAAGTATTAGATGCCCTTTTTTCATTTGATGGCTTAAGTGTAAATGATGGGGGTGTACATGTATTGTATCAGCAATAATATCTGCTGTAACTTCATCTCGGTCAAAACAGGCACCCACAATCCCTGGTCTTCGATGATGGTATGAAGACATGGCATTAAATAGGTGTGTTACGTGGGATACCCCAGCATCAAATGCTTTTATGCTCTCATCATAATTTGCTTTTGAATGCCCAATACTCAAAATTAGTTCAGGATATCTCCTCTTCATCATTTCAATAAATGCCATACCCTGCGCTACCTCTGGTGCCAATGTGATTATACGGATAATATCAAGATAAGGCTCTATCCATTCACTCTGTGGAGACTGTATATAGCATTTATCCTGTGCACCATTTTTAGAGGCATTGATAAATGGTCCCTCAAGGTGTGCACCAAGGATCTGTGCACCAGATAATCTACCAAGAGAGGCTTTGATGTTTGCCAATGCCGCCTCTATCTTCTCTTGACTCATAGTCATTGTTGTTGCAAGAAATGCTGTTGTTCCTGTCTGTAGAAGTGTTTTTGAGAGTGTTTCAAGTGCTAAAGGGGTAGCATCCATTACATCTACACCACCACTGCCATGGATATGTATATCAATAAATCCAGGGCTTACATATGCCCCTTTAGCATCAATAGTGTCTACATCATTAATATTGATATTGCTATCAATATCTATAATCTTATTGTTAAATAAAAGTATCTGGTCTTCAATAACCTTATTGCCTATAATCAATTTGGCATTGATAAGTGCTGTCATGATACTCTACACTTTTTATTGATAAAATTAAGTTTCAATAAAATCATACAATGCCTTAATCTCCTCCGTCCATATCTCCTCATTAATAGTCTCTAATACCAATGGAATATCATCCATTCTTGGATCATTCATAATAAAATGGAACGCATCCCAGCCAATTTCACCAAATCCTAGTGAATGGTGACGGTCTACACGTGATCCAAGTGGTGGCTTGGAGTCATTAATATGCATCCCCATCAAATATTCAAATCCAACAATATTGCCAAATGTATCCATTGTCTTATCATAAGCTTTACGGGTACGCAAATCATATCCTGCAGTGAAAGTATGACAGGTATCTAAACAAACACCCACACGACTTTTATCCTCAACTTTCTCTATGAGGTGTGCCAAGTGTTCAAATTTATAGCCAAGATTGCTCCCTTGCCCAGCAGTATTCTCAATAACCAACTTAACACTAGAGCCTTCTGTTGCCTCTATGGCAAAATTAATTGACTCAGCAATAATATCAAGACAATGTATTTCTGCTTCTATCAACTTCTCTTCATAATGTGCGTCATGTTTAGATATCTTAACAAGATGAGAGCCTGGATGAAAATTGAGCTTCTCTAGCCCCAACTGTTCACATCGTTTTAACTCATCAATAAATGCTTCACGAGATTTCTCTAGCTTATCTGTTTCAGGATGCCCAAGATTAATCAAGTAAGAATCATGTGGAAGCACATGCCTAGAAAGGATACCACTTTTTTCAAGATTTGACTTAAATGCTTCAATAGAGGCTTCCGTCAGTGGCTTAGCAACCCACTGACGCTGATTCTTGGTAAAAAGAGCAAAGGCTTTTGCCCCTATATGCATTGCATTAAGAGGCGCATTCTCTACTCCTCCACTGGCACTCACATGTGCTCCTACAAATTTCATTTGTTACCCTTTGGATTTTTTAATCTTCATCACTATATGATTGATTGTATCATGGAAGGTCATTTCATGATTTAAAACACTGTATACAATATTATATTTATTGCCATTTGTTAATTTTTGTGTAAAGCCATTATCTTCTTTAACTACATTTTTCCCATCCATTAATGGTTGTCCACGAAAAATATTTTCAATAATATTATCTGGATAAAATGGTGAGAGTGCTTGCTCATTGAGTGATGCTTTGTTTATACAGTTAAACATACCACTACACACAGTATCTTGCGTAATATACAAAGAAAACAGTGCCTGACCATTTTCATAGATTTCAATTTTTATTTTATCTTCACCCTCATAGATAAACCCCTGATAGGCATAGTGCATAGTTGGTGTTCTTAGTACCATAAGTGCACTATGCTGCTTAGTATAAACATGGGGTTCTTTGATACATCCACTAATAAAAACTACAAGAAATAGAAGAAAGAATGTAAACCGCATAAGAACCTCGTTTTTTAGTATTGTACCGACATTTTAATAACAACTTAAGGATTGTGTTTATATAATTCCGTCCACAAGTTGTTATGGCCCCTTCATCTAGCGGTTAGGATTCCAGGTTTTCATCCTGGCCACAGGAGTTCGAGTCTCCTAGGGGTCACCACTTGTTTTTCTGCATTTTTGTTGTTATGGCCCCTTCATCTAGCGGTTAGGATTCCAGGTTTTCATCCTGGCCACAGGAGTTCGAGTCTCCTAGGGGTCACCACTATTTACAATCTCATACTTTAATAGTTTTTATAGGCAAAATGGAAATAATTATATTGATATTTGGGTCCTTAGCTCAGCTGGGAGAGCGCTTCGCTGGCAGCGAAGAGGTCGTCGGTTCGATCCCGATAGGATCCACCAACCAAACTCATTTACTAATTTATTAATATTTTTCTTAATTATGAACTATACGGGAATAAGAGTATTTTATTGTCTTTATATATTAGCTCTCAAATATTACCAACTCACCCTTTTTTAACTTTGGCAAAATATCAATCTTGATTTTTCTAATCTGGTACATTTTTTCTGTAGAAGAGAGATTTTTCTGTCGAGGAAGATTTCTAAGTTTCTCTTCATAGTAGGCTTGAAGCATCTGTACTAAAGCCTGTTCTAACTCCTTCTCATCCATTACTTTGATATTTTCATCAAGTGAAAGCCCTACTAGTTTTGGATGCTCTTTTTCTCCCCTTATGAATGCCTCTAAAAGCTCCACATATCTCCCAAAAAACTTCACATCAACTACATCTAATACAAAATCAACCAATTTTGGCTTCTCTAAAAGTGTTTTCAGAATACTTAACTGTGCTATATCATCTTTAGCCTGAGAGAAGTTCTCTCTAGCTTTGGCAGACTGTGCTTGCACACCAAACATAGTAGGTGATACACCTATAAGTGTTGCCGCTATGGGAAGATAGGCATCTCTAATAATGGGTGTTAATCTAAAAAGAAATTGCTTGACAACACCAAATGCTACCTCTTTAGAACGTGGATCATTCAAATTATGCTCCTCGACCATTTTTTCTAACACAAAAGGAATAATTGGCTTAGCTTCACGTAAGAGTTTTGTCACCATTGTGCTTTGTCCTTTGGCAATAAGGTCAGCAGGGTCTTGTCCATCAGGGAAAAGTACCACTCCACCATCAAAACCACTATAAGAAAGCATTTGTGCTGCCTTAAGTGCTGCGGCTACTCCTGCTTTGTCTCCATCATAGGCAAGAGTAATTTTTGGTTCTCCTTTGCGAAGTAGTGGAAGGTGTTCGCTTGTCAAGGCCGTCCCCAGTGTTGCCACCGCTTCAGTAAAACCTGCTTGATGGAACATTACAACATCAAGGTAACCCTCACATACAATTAACTTTTTGTTTTTGTAGATACTTTCTTTAGCAAGATTGTAGCCATAAAGTAAACGAGATTTGTTAAAAAGTTTAGTTTGTGGTGAATTGATATATTTTGCCGGATGATTGGTGATGGTACGACCCCCAAATCCAACTGCTGCACCATTAGGAGAAAAAATAGGGAAAGTAATGCGTTCAACTAAACGCGCATAGTAACCACCATCTTCCCCTTGTGCAATAATCCCTGCTTCAGTTGCTTGCGGGCGCGGCAAGGAGGTAGAATCGAGAAACTGCATCACCAATCTACCTTCAGGTACATACCCAATGCCAAAACGCTCAATAGCATTCTGAGAAATACCTCGTTCATGTAAGTAATTCTTTGCTATTTTATTTTGCTCAAGATTCTTCACATACCAGTGTTGAATTACTTCAAGCAGTCGCTTGGAACTAGAGTAATCTGAACTACCTTTAATATAATTAAGTGAGAAATTAAACCCTGAAGCAATCTTCTCGATTGCCTCTGGGTAGCTTAGCTTCTCAATTTCCATCACAAACTTAATAGCATCACCACCTACCCCACAGCCAAAGCAGTGGTAAATCTGCTTAGAGGGGCTTACTACAAATGATGGTGTCTTCTCTCCATGAAAAGGGCAGTTTGCCTTATAATTTGTGCCTGCTTTTTTAAGCTCTACATAGTTACCAACAATATCAACAATATCAATGATATTT is a window from the Sulfurovum sp. genome containing:
- a CDS encoding PTS glucose transporter subunit IIA, which codes for MFKLFKRKLREVVSPIDGQVVDITEVPDEVFANKMVGDGVAIKPIGDIFCAPISGTVSKIFLTNHAYSIKSDKDLEVMVHIGLETVALEGKGFERLVNEGDSITAGDPVIKVDLDYIVIHARDIITPIIISEESDVQQIEKKLSIVKCGDVVMKVT
- the dnaG gene encoding DNA primase → MIDQSSIESLKNIIDIVDIVGNYVELKKAGTNYKANCPFHGEKTPSFVVSPSKQIYHCFGCGVGGDAIKFVMEIEKLSYPEAIEKIASGFNFSLNYIKGSSDYSSSKRLLEVIQHWYVKNLEQNKIAKNYLHERGISQNAIERFGIGYVPEGRLVMQFLDSTSLPRPQATEAGIIAQGEDGGYYARLVERITFPIFSPNGAAVGFGGRTITNHPAKYINSPQTKLFNKSRLLYGYNLAKESIYKNKKLIVCEGYLDVVMFHQAGFTEAVATLGTALTSEHLPLLRKGEPKITLAYDGDKAGVAAALKAAQMLSYSGFDGGVVLFPDGQDPADLIAKGQSTMVTKLLREAKPIIPFVLEKMVEEHNLNDPRSKEVAFGVVKQFLFRLTPIIRDAYLPIAATLIGVSPTMFGVQAQSAKARENFSQAKDDIAQLSILKTLLEKPKLVDFVLDVVDVKFFGRYVELLEAFIRGEKEHPKLVGLSLDENIKVMDEKELEQALVQMLQAYYEEKLRNLPRQKNLSSTEKMYQIRKIKIDILPKLKKGELVIFES
- the nfo gene encoding deoxyribonuclease IV; translated protein: MKFVGAHVSASGGVENAPLNAMHIGAKAFALFTKNQRQWVAKPLTEASIEAFKSNLEKSGILSRHVLPHDSYLINLGHPETDKLEKSREAFIDELKRCEQLGLEKLNFHPGSHLVKISKHDAHYEEKLIEAEIHCLDIIAESINFAIEATEGSSVKLVIENTAGQGSNLGYKFEHLAHLIEKVEDKSRVGVCLDTCHTFTAGYDLRTRKAYDKTMDTFGNIVGFEYLMGMHINDSKPPLGSRVDRHHSLGFGEIGWDAFHFIMNDPRMDDIPLVLETINEEIWTEEIKALYDFIET
- a CDS encoding DUF1566 domain-containing protein, producing MPKLILLFTFGATLLFSEATMVRDTRTGLMWEDTSHTKETKITHPRAKAYCHQLKLGNFSNWRLPTIKELLSIVDYNRIEPATLKVFDYIKEDSFYWTSTPVAKEDDEFWGINFKHGESSRASEYYDRYVRCTRNIK
- a CDS encoding HPr family phosphocarrier protein, with the protein product MFLFNRLFAKSHTIVLHILSSNGFHLRPVAQFTTEAKKFSCSVEAESRGKVINAKNLNELLSLNLDKGDHFDLICRGTDADKAIEKLSQVFEALMEKEPEYNTIKETRNHYDGTHLNGKIIVSGVTISSLWHYSKTTTKKITGTVFSEAITMSIAELEYLYITHQAQADNTIYLAQKVLLESLAHINSLHDFEKYIIQKSEALHGGKMEAKIVDYQDILQRVKRHLGYHTTINYPSNTFILVAEDLLPSQIEALPKQVQGVVLKNTSPASHTAILLRATGIPSLIIQENLPQIEESVILDAYSGTLVISPTKEDICKAQACISQEKETLNTANQKRFEKAVTSDGISVKILANITDVTSAKIAKNSGAEGIGLLRTEFLFKEKLPSFKEQQDIYKAIFNLFDDVTIRTLDVGGDKSLPYIDIPQENNPFLGIRGIRLLKTHPELIEAQLHAIFIAAEGKALKVMFPMIATVKEFNEAKHFAQKIAKKHHINIDNIMFGIMVEIPSVLFQIEAFNEIVDFYSIGTNDLNQYLFAIERTHPLLTLDPYSQVLFDTIKKIHKEADKPISICGEIASDSKVVPWLITHGITTLSLSAQKIPTIKETIRHV
- a CDS encoding ATP-binding protein, producing the protein MKHLIDFIEAKEIKKSCIFKHLKCTEVEAKLIQYVCCRYVQGTEEISVLDMLQENFRGKSYLYLKKLPLVKNLLDLGWFIQVSFGQVKAHDSSQLELINTSVTPSMSLLRLLEKGSLEIFLPEIKPYTDHLEYLQDQFDMVALLHQIATYKQEFTNNSLNIGRLKNKLTLLTKRIEERIKITQTPIIVEEFFKEKQLDEKEQRIFLALLKEEYSGGEGQFRDMNTLIELISFDEYEKIKNRALLEDGAKLIIEGIIDYEEILNMFGGVSRSFYLQEEVMQRIIHPKKKKTVTKLKLDALVKEQELFEYLKPETTLDDVVLHSKTRETLDNVVKQVDKEVFKKLREWGIKDKRKSIDARIIFYGVAGTGKTMTAMSLAKTLKKPILSFDCSKILSMYVGESEKNVRRIFDDFKELSAKAKVEPILLLNEADQFLSSRSEGVSSSADKMHNQMQNIFLEQIECFEGILIATTNLLGNIDKAFSRRFNYKIEFRKPGKKQRLRLWQFMLPEKADYTEDFDVEILAKYELTGGQINLIIRNTAYKVAVRKESVFGNHDFLEEIEKELGSSFDGTKSMGFKV
- a CDS encoding fibrobacter succinogenes major paralogous domain-containing protein; amino-acid sequence: MNFNSFSIIMIFVSLILVGCKSVCDANFSTTYNGNKYGCVINNTTHKVWLDRNLGATRVARSITDTLSYGDYFQWGRKADGHEDKTSKTTSVLATTLENPNSNFIVRAVDSDWVADGVDDNGSKRTAFLLKTDGKGICPNGFRVPTRQEWENEYHTWKSNDTEGAYTSVLKLPTSGIRVAEAQGARLTEMGERGYYWTSEFDETRRLARYFRTTSGKGVNFRPGFPIYGLSIRCIRKNSATAYEIAKNKYLE
- the nagA gene encoding N-acetylglucosamine-6-phosphate deacetylase; this translates as MTALINAKLIIGNKVIEDQILLFNNKIIDIDSNININDVDTIDAKGAYVSPGFIDIHIHGSGGVDVMDATPLALETLSKTLLQTGTTAFLATTMTMSQEKIEAALANIKASLGRLSGAQILGAHLEGPFINASKNGAQDKCYIQSPQSEWIEPYLDIIRIITLAPEVAQGMAFIEMMKRRYPELILSIGHSKANYDESIKAFDAGVSHVTHLFNAMSSYHHRRPGIVGACFDRDEVTADIIADTIHVHPHHLHLSHQMKKGHLILITDAMRAGCMKCGRYDLGGRDVTVSEGKAALADGTLAGSVLRMNEALRNMVEYTEMTLPEAILSVTQLPAEKLRLKKGKLMLGYDADLVIFDKDLNIITTIVEGEVKYQRSIQCSNYSNES
- a CDS encoding PTS transporter subunit EIIC — encoded protein: MFNLSQHIGKALMTPIAILPVAALLLRLGFGDIFEGQVALIMKSAGEAIFSNLDLLFGIGIAYGLAKNNDGAAALSGAIGVFIAKAVYMNIDNTVNMGVFVGIIIGVVTGILYNRYHTIKLPEFLGFFGGKRFIPIITALVAIIVGVLSGYFWHYAQNGIDAFSNTIIGLGEIGTFIYGVLNRLLIPLGLHHILNSVFWFQLGEYSYLKDGVQVVANGDLHRFFAGDPSAGIYMSGFYVVMMFGLPAIAYAIYLNTPKAHRKKAGAILAGVAFTSFLTGITEPLEFLFLFVAPVLFVIHALLTGLALAIAQGLNIHAGFGFSAGLIDYLINYKLATHPLRLVMLGLAFTPIYFIVSYYTIKIFKLKIFETESSHKNSEDADKTVTAFIKALGGIDNIINTDACITRLRMSVKSSHNLKDEDFIRLGAKGVIRPDKHSIQIVLGTKAEGIAEKIKVLTT